From Pelotomaculum schinkii, the proteins below share one genomic window:
- a CDS encoding YcdB/YcdC domain-containing protein, with protein sequence MRRIKGAVAAVLAAGLLMSTTAWAAEKEASNMQEVKGGTEIVQGAAGKLVDKVGLNESQQQAMEKIYQIIPELKELSVENVHDEGETTWGVFLSNRSGDAAPGIMYVNASLVFYDTGELIRFDIQNPDWASVELPTPGLAKEKAAQFAGRVLGDKIKDYQMSDAISYGGGSTFDDKGHEITWASASIQFERLINGIPFLNSGIRVGVDAAGHVTEYYTEDYYPMQEGIKESRVDPAAFPAPSLAMTREAAEKVLSGSLEMKLNYVGRQPLKYPLFGNQKVATRPVLLYTPLNIMPIDAVTGKPLADFQWQPQTSLINLTGEGKKLIARTPEEAASLIAAETGVDISGMKIAQEEERGKHFEPEIKVKEYIWRSDPPTGQDGQPDYSAMRYLYISALADTGQVVGFNIQDEGGQGKKGIVAWETALETAVQYVQRYLEQGAAELEMCAYPAYEESIPDWVDRSKLDGKPQPEFYFTFTQTHQGIPVSDCSYSVTVDGLTGRVTGFHDENSSSSVTLPDSKGAVTAEAAKAEFLKSHPLRLVYIWPEYCGQKAPEPLLVYMPDYGLSRGYIDALTGKTVMVEND encoded by the coding sequence TTGAGACGGATTAAGGGAGCAGTAGCCGCTGTGCTGGCTGCAGGCTTGCTGATGTCCACAACCGCTTGGGCGGCGGAAAAAGAGGCGTCAAATATGCAGGAAGTAAAAGGAGGTACGGAGATTGTCCAGGGGGCTGCCGGAAAGCTGGTTGACAAGGTGGGGTTAAATGAATCACAGCAGCAGGCTATGGAAAAGATTTATCAAATCATACCTGAACTAAAGGAATTATCCGTAGAAAATGTGCATGACGAGGGAGAGACTACTTGGGGAGTATTTTTAAGCAACCGTAGCGGTGACGCGGCGCCCGGTATTATGTATGTTAACGCCAGCCTTGTTTTTTATGACACGGGGGAACTGATCAGGTTCGATATCCAGAATCCGGATTGGGCTTCTGTAGAGCTTCCAACTCCCGGGCTGGCGAAAGAAAAAGCTGCCCAATTTGCCGGCCGGGTGCTGGGAGATAAGATCAAGGACTACCAGATGAGTGACGCAATAAGCTATGGTGGTGGAAGTACATTTGACGATAAGGGGCATGAGATAACCTGGGCCTCGGCCAGTATACAGTTTGAGCGCCTGATTAACGGTATCCCCTTTTTGAATAGCGGTATTCGGGTGGGCGTGGACGCCGCGGGCCATGTCACCGAATACTACACAGAGGATTATTATCCAATGCAGGAAGGCATTAAAGAGAGCAGGGTGGATCCGGCTGCATTCCCAGCCCCTTCCCTGGCCATGACGCGGGAGGCGGCGGAAAAGGTTTTGTCCGGTTCGCTGGAAATGAAGCTGAACTATGTCGGGCGTCAGCCCTTGAAGTACCCGTTGTTTGGCAACCAGAAGGTTGCAACCCGGCCGGTCTTGCTGTATACTCCTTTGAACATTATGCCTATTGACGCTGTAACGGGGAAGCCGCTGGCTGATTTTCAGTGGCAGCCGCAGACCAGCCTGATCAATCTGACTGGAGAGGGCAAGAAATTGATCGCCAGAACCCCCGAAGAAGCAGCCTCTCTAATTGCCGCTGAGACCGGCGTGGATATTTCCGGTATGAAGATTGCCCAGGAGGAAGAGCGAGGAAAGCACTTTGAGCCGGAGATTAAAGTGAAAGAATACATCTGGAGGTCCGACCCCCCAACGGGGCAGGACGGCCAGCCGGATTACAGCGCGATGCGTTATCTTTATATCAGCGCGTTGGCGGATACAGGACAGGTTGTTGGTTTCAATATCCAGGATGAAGGCGGGCAAGGAAAAAAGGGAATAGTAGCCTGGGAAACCGCACTGGAAACAGCCGTTCAATATGTGCAGAGGTATCTGGAGCAAGGCGCTGCCGAGCTGGAAATGTGCGCCTATCCTGCGTATGAAGAAAGCATTCCTGACTGGGTGGACAGAAGTAAATTGGACGGTAAGCCACAACCGGAATTTTATTTTACATTCACGCAAACGCACCAGGGCATCCCGGTTTCGGATTGTTCGTACTCTGTTACTGTAGACGGGTTGACTGGCAGGGTTACAGGTTTTCACGACGAGAACAGCAGTTCATCTGTTACTCTCCCGGACAGCAAGGGTGCTGTGACGGCTGAAGCGGCCAAGGCCGAATTCTTGAAAAGCCACCCGTTGCGCCTGGTCTACATCTGGCCTGAATATTGCGGTCAGAAAGCCCCTGAGCCACTCCTGGTCTATATGCCGGACTATGGTTTAAGCAGGGGTTACATTGACGCCTTAACCGGAAAAACGGTGATGGTGGAGAATGATTAA
- a CDS encoding protease complex subunit PrcB family protein → MNKLVTIAVLTVILLFVLATGAGASATGEPPADLKVKIEEVTTEQEFREVVDDFNSLPGPDAGAAEILLDGLKEENRIDAWNVVDALVKLMTDEQVSQLAKDINTYDQDNISRYLVSVLLARINSPADLTSALVSLQDGYFSGGYLQFMEQIWPRIITDPADAARWLDETYVKLNNPAARESFVNAVGVVAQKQNSGVNRSAIIDWLWRTQEKEADYVYRYNQLVTLYRLGETRALDAIDGFYPGIASDQNRAGLIRSMADIMRWRQEELDQDKLIDWLWKVAGTDVSPYCRQTALAALYLDLGQEKALQQFVHDTDQNGLAALNQEGQVFQINSDWQLLKDISQKYPQSYLGRGIKAYEEVRGKPYFEIDRPEEQFTAAWTPPYGDEEYEPDREIPGWEKFLADYSRHPAADDAAYRLARCYEIRGRFADAVSMMQKARFLPDGDMRYAADGRLVYILDVRMNYDQLKALSSETLAPPLDTLVNYALAVGEIRRDHYASAALILEELLKQPEDPASGPYILPFSRLNVDHQYDFRGAVEKQLAAVKELAGLQAQWEESKDPADLYSLAASIFHNEMLYYSHLWAGNRQYYNWLGNINATGQGHAPAEMAAFAREMINYNHSLPYFQQVYREPSSAPELKARALYSTGLCYIGLDEWGDDALFAFNLPELVKRITSTYQQFVREYPESSMADDALLALGAYTGDAAYVQKIFEDYPDSDVLEKAKNLLKDMESPYYRPGSRYGWSAPFKIMSREDQNLPQEIRDWVDANVLQPFTGSKTMGEWSYLLVAAGEKPTAGYCVGITGISGRADKITVYYQVDGPQPGLLAAQALTHPYILIRIPANEAAVEFIEVS, encoded by the coding sequence ATGAATAAATTGGTCACGATTGCTGTGCTCACAGTTATATTGCTGTTTGTTTTGGCAACTGGAGCCGGAGCTTCGGCAACCGGTGAGCCGCCGGCTGATTTAAAAGTGAAGATAGAGGAGGTCACCACCGAGCAGGAGTTCAGGGAGGTGGTTGACGATTTTAACTCCCTGCCCGGACCGGACGCCGGCGCAGCGGAGATTTTACTGGACGGTTTGAAAGAAGAGAATAGAATTGACGCCTGGAACGTTGTGGATGCCCTGGTGAAACTGATGACAGACGAGCAGGTATCTCAGCTGGCGAAAGATATTAATACTTACGATCAGGATAATATCAGCCGGTATTTGGTTTCTGTCCTGCTTGCCCGGATCAACAGTCCGGCTGATTTGACCAGCGCCCTGGTCTCCCTGCAAGACGGTTATTTTTCCGGAGGATACCTGCAATTTATGGAACAGATATGGCCGAGAATTATTACCGATCCGGCCGATGCGGCGCGGTGGTTGGATGAAACGTACGTCAAACTAAACAACCCGGCGGCCCGGGAGAGCTTTGTTAATGCGGTTGGTGTTGTTGCCCAGAAGCAAAACAGCGGAGTGAACCGCTCGGCAATCATAGACTGGCTGTGGCGAACGCAGGAAAAAGAAGCGGATTACGTTTACCGTTACAACCAGCTTGTTACCCTTTACCGGCTGGGGGAAACCAGAGCGCTGGACGCGATCGACGGCTTCTATCCCGGCATTGCTTCCGACCAGAACAGAGCCGGCTTGATCCGTAGCATGGCCGACATCATGCGCTGGCGGCAAGAAGAACTTGATCAGGACAAATTGATTGACTGGCTGTGGAAAGTAGCCGGAACGGATGTGTCGCCCTATTGCCGTCAGACAGCCCTTGCCGCCTTATACCTGGATTTGGGCCAGGAAAAAGCTTTGCAACAGTTTGTCCATGATACCGACCAAAACGGGTTGGCTGCCCTGAATCAAGAGGGTCAAGTTTTTCAAATTAATTCGGACTGGCAGCTGTTGAAGGATATTTCCCAAAAATATCCGCAAAGCTATCTTGGCCGGGGAATCAAGGCCTATGAAGAAGTGCGGGGAAAACCTTATTTTGAAATTGACCGTCCGGAGGAACAGTTTACCGCCGCCTGGACCCCTCCTTACGGGGATGAGGAATACGAGCCTGACCGGGAGATTCCGGGCTGGGAAAAATTCCTGGCCGATTACTCCCGCCACCCGGCCGCGGACGATGCCGCTTACCGGCTGGCCCGTTGTTACGAGATTAGGGGCCGTTTTGCCGATGCCGTCAGCATGATGCAAAAGGCGCGTTTTTTACCGGATGGAGACATGCGCTATGCGGCGGACGGCAGGTTGGTTTATATTCTGGATGTGAGGATGAATTATGATCAGTTAAAGGCGCTATCTTCGGAAACCCTGGCGCCGCCGCTGGACACTTTGGTCAACTATGCCCTGGCTGTCGGGGAAATACGGCGTGATCATTATGCTAGCGCCGCCCTGATACTGGAGGAATTATTAAAACAGCCGGAAGATCCGGCAAGCGGCCCGTATATTTTGCCTTTTTCCCGGCTGAACGTCGATCATCAATACGATTTTCGCGGCGCAGTAGAAAAGCAGCTGGCCGCGGTAAAGGAGCTTGCCGGTTTGCAGGCACAGTGGGAAGAATCTAAAGATCCGGCTGATTTATACAGTCTGGCGGCATCCATCTTTCATAACGAGATGCTTTACTATAGCCACCTATGGGCCGGGAACCGGCAGTATTACAACTGGTTAGGAAACATTAACGCTACGGGCCAGGGGCATGCGCCCGCGGAAATGGCTGCCTTTGCCCGGGAGATGATCAACTACAACCACAGCCTGCCGTATTTCCAGCAGGTTTACCGGGAGCCGTCCTCTGCGCCGGAGTTGAAGGCCAGGGCTCTCTATTCCACCGGTCTATGCTATATCGGCCTGGACGAGTGGGGTGATGACGCTTTATTCGCCTTTAATTTGCCGGAGCTTGTAAAGAGAATCACTTCCACCTACCAGCAGTTTGTCCGGGAATACCCGGAAAGCTCCATGGCCGATGACGCCCTGCTGGCGCTTGGCGCATACACCGGCGACGCTGCTTATGTGCAAAAAATATTTGAGGATTACCCTGATAGTGACGTATTGGAAAAAGCAAAAAATCTGCTAAAGGATATGGAGTCACCTTATTATAGGCCAGGCAGCCGCTATGGATGGTCGGCGCCTTTTAAAATCATGTCCCGGGAGGACCAAAACCTGCCGCAAGAAATAAGGGATTGGGTGGACGCCAACGTTTTGCAGCCTTTTACCGGCTCGAAGACTATGGGAGAATGGAGTTATTTGCTTGTTGCCGCGGGAGAAAAACCAACAGCCGGCTACTGTGTGGGAATTACCGGCATCTCCGGCAGAGCGGACAAGATAACGGTTTATTATCAGGTTGACGGCCCGCAACCCGGGCTGTTGGCGGCGCAGGCGCTCACACATCCGTATATTTTAATCCGTATTCCGGCAAATGAGGCTGCGGTGGAATTTATTGAGGTAAGTTAG
- a CDS encoding serpin family protein, which translates to MTKKAIMMGVIISLILAMPAYGFTAKKMQAAIVLDNAKIEACAYIFGGDIYLPLRAVGEALGYEIQWSEKDKTVSVSKTGKNIMIDMNNDKITVDDHVCYMSGDYSGKGFNGGTTIGDRVYMRTDFFSDNFGLKVQWDGLNGIIQLESVIENAISIKTVKEASETDKIKVTLQYPQVDGLADKTVQDSINSIFEKSATDARNEGLKNAEEMEKVVASGYTGTLNKCETYFDYRLKYNQNGLLSVVFMDYQYAGGAHGLMVQSSHTFDLKTGEEYRLKDLVKSDADYVSLINNTVRNEINNRVKEGMLSENAPFKTIKDEQDFYLSNNAVVVYFQQYEYWPYAAGIQEFPVEFSALKEMLKHDFGFLNDNVKEQTRPEDIENGMSGEGKLFMAINKAGIQLLQKISVEEEGQNTILSPVSVSTMLAVLANGAAGKTRAEISAIINPEQLPAKEMNEKYRDTINNLIRSGYEENGKKTTLVELANSLWIQENLRVKDGFLKDAKTYYEADAYNVNFADDSAVSAMNRWIEDKTHNKIQNYLSEVSPQTAMVAFSSLYFNGKWQSPFDKSKTQKEDFQLSDGSTVKVDMMNAERRIGYYEDDQIQAGSFNYYGCSMLVILPKSSTGAYLPGVGYAEVNKALSNLENMKVKIKFPKFNFAQKNDLVSHLKSMGLDSAFDSGSADFTGIADRSAGFNLYISDISQKCTISVDEEGTEAAALTSVVLAGSSMPRENTPPEFYLNKPFIFVIRDDRTGLILFIGKVKNPLDHGRP; encoded by the coding sequence ATGACCAAAAAGGCTATTATGATGGGAGTCATTATTTCTTTGATTCTGGCTATGCCTGCGTATGGTTTTACGGCAAAAAAAATGCAAGCCGCAATAGTGCTGGATAATGCGAAAATTGAGGCTTGCGCCTATATTTTTGGAGGAGACATTTACCTGCCGTTGCGGGCGGTTGGTGAAGCGCTCGGCTATGAAATACAGTGGTCGGAGAAGGATAAGACGGTTTCCGTCTCCAAGACCGGAAAAAACATAATGATTGATATGAACAACGATAAAATAACCGTAGATGATCATGTTTGTTATATGAGTGGAGATTATTCAGGCAAGGGGTTCAACGGCGGTACCACAATAGGGGACAGAGTGTACATGAGGACGGACTTTTTCTCCGACAACTTTGGGCTTAAAGTTCAATGGGACGGGCTAAATGGGATAATTCAACTTGAAAGCGTAATAGAGAACGCAATTTCCATTAAAACAGTGAAAGAAGCTTCTGAAACCGATAAAATCAAAGTAACTTTACAGTATCCGCAGGTTGACGGTTTGGCTGACAAAACCGTGCAGGACAGTATCAACTCCATTTTCGAGAAATCAGCAACGGATGCCAGGAATGAAGGCCTGAAAAATGCTGAAGAAATGGAAAAGGTCGTGGCGTCGGGTTATACAGGCACTCTAAACAAGTGTGAAACCTATTTTGACTACCGGTTGAAATACAATCAAAACGGACTGTTGAGCGTTGTATTTATGGATTACCAATACGCAGGGGGGGCGCATGGACTGATGGTGCAAAGCTCCCATACTTTTGATCTGAAAACAGGGGAAGAATACAGGCTTAAGGATCTGGTAAAGAGTGACGCGGACTATGTTTCTCTTATTAACAATACCGTCAGGAATGAGATAAATAATAGGGTTAAGGAAGGAATGCTGTCTGAAAATGCACCCTTCAAGACCATCAAGGACGAACAGGATTTTTACCTTTCCAATAACGCGGTTGTGGTTTACTTCCAGCAGTACGAATATTGGCCCTATGCCGCCGGCATACAGGAATTCCCGGTTGAGTTTTCAGCGTTGAAAGAGATGCTGAAACACGATTTCGGCTTCTTGAACGACAATGTAAAAGAGCAAACTAGGCCTGAAGATATTGAAAACGGTATGTCCGGTGAAGGCAAGCTGTTTATGGCAATAAATAAGGCGGGTATTCAGCTCCTGCAAAAGATATCCGTGGAGGAAGAGGGGCAAAATACCATCTTATCCCCCGTCAGTGTCTCTACCATGCTGGCAGTCCTGGCAAATGGAGCGGCCGGCAAGACCCGTGCGGAAATCAGCGCAATAATCAATCCGGAACAGCTTCCCGCGAAGGAAATGAATGAAAAATACCGCGACACCATAAACAACCTCATACGTTCGGGCTACGAGGAAAACGGAAAGAAAACCACCCTTGTGGAGCTTGCCAATTCTTTATGGATACAGGAAAACCTTCGAGTAAAAGACGGTTTTTTAAAAGACGCCAAAACCTATTACGAGGCTGATGCGTACAATGTAAACTTCGCTGATGACAGCGCTGTATCCGCCATGAACCGGTGGATTGAAGATAAAACCCACAACAAGATCCAAAATTATTTATCTGAAGTGAGTCCCCAGACAGCCATGGTGGCGTTTAGTTCCCTTTACTTCAATGGAAAGTGGCAGAGCCCATTTGATAAATCCAAAACACAAAAGGAAGATTTTCAGCTAAGCGACGGCAGTACGGTCAAGGTGGATATGATGAACGCTGAAAGACGGATCGGTTATTATGAAGATGATCAAATTCAAGCAGGCAGTTTCAATTATTACGGCTGCAGTATGCTGGTCATTCTTCCCAAGAGCAGTACCGGCGCATATCTCCCCGGCGTGGGCTATGCGGAAGTTAACAAAGCGCTCAGCAACTTAGAGAATATGAAAGTAAAAATAAAATTCCCCAAATTTAACTTCGCGCAAAAAAACGATCTGGTTAGTCATTTGAAAAGCATGGGGCTGGATTCCGCCTTTGACAGCGGGAGCGCGGATTTTACCGGGATTGCGGACAGGTCGGCAGGCTTTAACCTGTACATCAGCGATATATCCCAGAAATGTACTATCAGTGTGGATGAGGAGGGCACTGAAGCCGCCGCTCTGACTTCGGTAGTTTTAGCCGGATCTTCCATGCCCAGGGAAAACACCCCTCCGGAGTTTTATTTGAATAAACCTTTTATATTTGTCATCAGAGACGACCGGACCGGCTTGATCCTGTTTATCGGGAAGGTGAAAAACCCGTTGGATCATGGAAGACCATAA